In a single window of the Streptomyces sp. NBC_00094 genome:
- a CDS encoding DUF397 domain-containing protein — translation MSTTERVWFKSSYSGSQGDDCVEVAVTEQAIHVRDSKDLTRPDFSVGRDGWKQFVRYAARG, via the coding sequence ATGAGTACGACGGAACGCGTCTGGTTCAAGTCCAGCTACAGCGGGAGCCAGGGAGACGACTGCGTGGAGGTCGCCGTCACCGAACAGGCCATCCACGTACGTGACTCCAAGGACCTGACGCGCCCCGACTTCTCCGTCGGCCGCGACGGTTGGAAGCAGTTCGTACGGTACGCCGCGCGCGGCTGA
- a CDS encoding helix-turn-helix transcriptional regulator, whose protein sequence is MAVHGGDGEREPDPSDSLRTFGAVVQALREHAGLSRTEFGTLIRFSKHTVESVELGRRMPDEVFVERGEVATGNTGALRKSAQHLSRGEPGLAAWFRRWARLERVAVSLCTYECRLVPGLLQSEPYARAVFEGTIPLVPDEQVEVLVAARLERQKMLRERPIVPFSFIVEEHVFRRRFGDVERVRELLDYVLEQTALRNVTLQIVPQEAGLHACLDGPVRLLETSERRRFAYSEGQQNGRLISDPKEVNLLQQRYDTLRSQALNRKESRGLLERLRGEL, encoded by the coding sequence ATGGCGGTGCACGGCGGCGACGGGGAGCGGGAGCCGGACCCCTCCGACAGCCTGCGGACGTTCGGAGCGGTCGTCCAGGCCCTGAGAGAGCACGCGGGCCTGAGCCGTACGGAGTTCGGGACGCTGATCCGGTTCTCCAAACACACCGTCGAGTCGGTGGAGCTGGGCCGCCGCATGCCGGACGAGGTGTTCGTGGAGCGGGGGGAGGTCGCTACCGGCAACACGGGCGCGCTGAGGAAGTCGGCGCAGCATCTGTCGCGGGGCGAGCCGGGCTTGGCGGCGTGGTTCCGGCGGTGGGCGCGGTTGGAGCGGGTGGCGGTGAGCCTGTGTACGTACGAGTGCAGGTTGGTGCCGGGGTTGTTGCAGTCGGAGCCGTACGCGCGGGCGGTCTTCGAGGGCACCATTCCGCTGGTGCCGGACGAGCAGGTGGAGGTACTCGTCGCCGCCCGTCTTGAGCGTCAGAAGATGCTCCGCGAGCGGCCGATCGTACCGTTCAGCTTCATCGTGGAGGAGCACGTCTTCCGGCGCCGGTTCGGTGACGTGGAGAGGGTGCGGGAGCTGCTCGACTACGTGCTTGAGCAGACCGCTCTGCGTAACGTGACGCTCCAGATTGTGCCGCAGGAAGCTGGGTTGCACGCGTGCCTGGATGGGCCGGTGCGACTGCTGGAAACGTCGGAGAGGCGCAGGTTCGCATACTCCGAAGGGCAGCAGAACGGGCGGCTGATCAGCGACCCGAAAGAGGTGAACCTCCTCCAGCAGCGCTATGACACACTGCGCTCGCAGGCCCTGAATCGCAAGGAATCACGGGGGCTGCTGGAGCGACTGCGAGGAGAGCTATGA